One window of the Bacteroidales bacterium genome contains the following:
- a CDS encoding DUF6132 family protein, translating to MNNSEESKNKFCSFAKNNISGIIGIILGIVAGYIYYSTVGCTSGSCPIKSNPWLTMLWGAIMGYLISGIFSAKSYKCNVNNKTCNNHENRSNI from the coding sequence ATGAATAATTCAGAAGAAAGTAAAAATAAATTTTGCTCTTTTGCAAAAAATAATATTTCAGGAATAATTGGAATTATTCTGGGAATTGTAGCAGGATATATTTATTATTCAACTGTAGGCTGCACTTCCGGTTCCTGTCCGATTAAAAGTAATCCATGGTTAACCATGCTATGGGGTGCGATAATGGGTTATTTGATTTCAGGAATTTTTTCTGCAAAATCATATAAGTGTAATGTAAATAATAAAACTTGTAATAACCATGAAAATCGAAGTAACATTTGA
- the trxA gene encoding thioredoxin produces MEHLTKETFKQKVFDYETNSKWNFLGDKPCMIDFYADWCGPCKMVAPVLEELSELYKDKVDIYKIDTEAEQELSAIFGIRSIPSILFCPKNGEPQMIMGAMPKDTFIQAINEVLFANKEA; encoded by the coding sequence ATGGAACATTTAACGAAAGAAACTTTTAAGCAAAAAGTTTTTGATTATGAAACAAATAGTAAATGGAATTTTTTAGGTGATAAACCTTGTATGATTGACTTTTACGCCGACTGGTGTGGTCCATGCAAGATGGTTGCACCTGTTCTGGAAGAACTTTCGGAATTGTACAAAGATAAAGTGGATATTTATAAAATAGATACAGAAGCAGAACAGGAATTATCGGCTATATTTGGTATCAGAAGTATTCCTTCGATTTTATTTTGTCCGAAAAATGGTGAGCCGCAAATGATAATGGGAGCTATGCCGAAAGATACATTTATACAGGCAATCAACGAAGTGCTGTTTGCAAATAAAGAAGCCTGA
- the trxA gene encoding thioredoxin, with protein sequence MKIRLMIILSAFILLISCGGKAHNEEKKVVSKSIDTINNPSVEIKKENIKNIDSSTKKVKEVIHLTDGNFDAEISSGLVLVDFWATWCRPCRMQAPILEEINKEMNGKIKIAKLDIDKNRITTDRFGVMSIPTMILFKNGKMVNKFIGYTEKDVLIDAINKTLK encoded by the coding sequence ATGAAAATTCGTTTAATGATTATTTTATCCGCTTTTATTTTATTAATATCATGTGGAGGAAAAGCACATAATGAAGAAAAAAAAGTTGTTTCAAAAAGTATTGATACAATCAATAACCCTTCAGTTGAAATTAAAAAAGAAAATATCAAAAATATTGATAGCTCAACAAAAAAAGTGAAAGAAGTTATTCATTTGACGGATGGTAATTTTGATGCAGAAATCAGTAGTGGTTTGGTATTGGTTGATTTCTGGGCTACATGGTGCAGACCTTGCCGTATGCAGGCTCCAATACTTGAAGAAATTAATAAGGAAATGAATGGTAAAATAAAAATAGCAAAACTCGACATTGATAAAAACAGGATTACAACTGACAGATTTGGTGTTATGAGTATCCCGACAATGATATTATTTAAAAACGGGAAAATGGTAAATAAATTTATTGGTTATACTGAAAAGGATGTTTTGATTGATGCGATAAATAAAACGTTAAAATAA
- a CDS encoding GNAT family N-acetyltransferase, producing the protein MNIEIRTVETKADLKKFIFYPAQLHKDHKNWVPPIYCDEFTFLNPKKNKNMLTNDILLLLAYSNNKIVGRIMGIINRHYNETYHSKTGRFFYLESENNSEISHALIKYVEDWAKEKGMNKMIGPFGFSDKDPQGLMIEGFENMPVIATNYNFPYMIDLVEKEGYKKEIDCVSYKLPIPKETPDLYNKILIRILKNNKLQMLDFQTRLSMRKYIVPLFRLVNETYKNLYGFIPLDEKEMREFANRYLPILDPAFVKVVLDAKNNVIAFIIAMPDMNQGIIKTKGKIFPFGFLKILSSARHTKQLNLLLGAVKEEYRGIGFDVLLGSKIIESARTRGIEVIDTHLILETNYKMRAEIEKLGGMLYKRYRIYQKNI; encoded by the coding sequence ATGAATATAGAAATAAGAACAGTAGAAACTAAGGCTGATTTAAAAAAATTTATTTTTTATCCTGCTCAATTACACAAAGATCATAAGAACTGGGTACCTCCTATTTACTGCGATGAATTTACTTTTCTGAACCCAAAAAAAAATAAGAACATGCTTACCAATGACATCTTGCTGTTATTGGCATATAGTAACAATAAGATTGTCGGAAGAATAATGGGTATTATCAATCGTCATTATAATGAAACGTATCATTCTAAAACCGGACGTTTCTTTTATCTTGAAAGCGAAAATAATTCTGAAATATCACATGCATTAATAAAATATGTTGAGGACTGGGCTAAAGAAAAAGGCATGAATAAAATGATCGGGCCTTTTGGTTTTTCCGATAAAGACCCTCAGGGTTTAATGATTGAAGGATTTGAGAATATGCCTGTTATTGCAACCAATTATAATTTTCCCTATATGATTGATTTGGTTGAGAAAGAAGGTTACAAAAAAGAAATTGATTGCGTTTCTTATAAACTTCCCATTCCTAAAGAAACTCCAGACTTATATAATAAAATCCTGATTCGCATTTTAAAAAATAACAAGTTGCAAATGCTCGATTTTCAAACACGATTAAGCATGCGCAAATATATTGTTCCGCTTTTCAGGTTAGTTAATGAAACCTACAAAAATCTTTATGGTTTTATTCCCCTGGATGAAAAAGAAATGCGTGAATTCGCTAACCGTTACTTACCTATACTTGATCCTGCGTTTGTAAAAGTTGTTTTAGATGCAAAAAATAACGTGATTGCTTTTATCATTGCAATGCCCGATATGAACCAGGGAATTATTAAAACAAAAGGGAAAATATTTCCATTCGGCTTTCTTAAAATTTTATCTTCAGCAAGGCATACAAAACAACTCAATCTTTTACTTGGTGCAGTAAAAGAGGAATACAGGGGAATAGGATTTGATGTTCTGCTGGGTTCAAAAATTATTGAATCGGCCAGAACACGCGGTATTGAGGTAATTGACACCCATCTTATTCTTGAAACCAATTATAAAATGCGTGCTGAAATTGAAAAGCTTGGTGGTATGTTATACAAAAGATACCGGATATACCAGAAAAATATTTAA
- a CDS encoding YifB family Mg chelatase-like AAA ATPase: MLVKTFGGCVHGVNATTITVEVNMDNGIQFFIVGLPDNAVKESHHRIEAALKNIGHKIPGKKITINMAPADIRKEGSAYDLTIAIGILAASEQMEAQGIEKYIIMGELSLDGSLQPIKGALPIAIQAAKEGFEGFILPLANAKEAAIVNDLKVYGVENIRQVMDFFNGDNEIQQTIVDIKSEFYSRLNEYEFDFADVKGQENIKRALEIAAAGGHNVIMIGPPGAGKTMLAKRLPSILPPLNIEEALETTKIHSVVGKLAKNSSLISVRPFRSPHHTISDIALVGGGSNPQPGEISLSHNGVLFLDELPEFKRTVLEVLRQPLEERNVTISRSKYSVEYPASFMLVASMNPCPCGYYNHPEKDCVCSPGVVQKYLNKISGPLLDRIDIHVEVTPVPFKELSAVRESERSEAIRSRVVKARQVQENRYKKMDGIYCNSQITSKMLRTICKIDDAGQTLLKTAMDRLSLSARAYDRILKVARTIADMESSENIKTEHLAEAIHYRSLDRENWAG, translated from the coding sequence ATGCTTGTAAAGACTTTTGGCGGATGTGTTCATGGTGTAAATGCTACAACTATTACTGTTGAGGTAAATATGGATAACGGTATTCAGTTTTTTATTGTGGGTTTGCCCGATAATGCAGTTAAAGAAAGTCATCATAGAATTGAAGCCGCATTAAAAAATATCGGTCATAAAATTCCCGGAAAAAAAATTACCATAAATATGGCGCCGGCCGATATCCGCAAAGAAGGTTCGGCATACGATTTAACAATTGCTATTGGAATACTTGCTGCTTCAGAACAAATGGAAGCACAAGGAATTGAAAAATATATTATCATGGGCGAGCTTTCATTGGATGGAAGTTTGCAACCTATCAAAGGTGCTTTACCTATTGCAATTCAAGCGGCAAAGGAAGGGTTTGAAGGTTTTATCCTTCCGTTAGCAAATGCTAAAGAAGCTGCTATTGTAAACGATTTGAAAGTTTACGGAGTTGAAAATATAAGGCAGGTGATGGATTTTTTTAATGGCGACAATGAAATTCAACAAACAATTGTTGATATAAAAAGCGAATTTTATTCCCGGCTGAATGAATATGAATTTGATTTTGCTGATGTAAAAGGACAGGAAAATATTAAACGGGCTTTGGAGATTGCTGCTGCCGGCGGGCATAATGTTATTATGATTGGTCCTCCGGGTGCAGGAAAAACTATGTTGGCAAAAAGGCTTCCTTCAATTCTTCCGCCTTTAAATATAGAAGAAGCATTAGAGACAACAAAAATTCATTCAGTGGTAGGGAAGCTTGCAAAAAACTCTTCACTTATTTCTGTTCGTCCGTTTCGTTCGCCGCATCATACAATCAGCGATATTGCATTAGTTGGCGGAGGCTCTAACCCGCAACCGGGAGAAATTTCATTATCACATAACGGTGTTTTATTTTTAGATGAATTACCTGAATTTAAAAGAACAGTTCTTGAAGTATTACGTCAGCCGCTTGAAGAACGCAATGTTACAATTTCCCGTTCTAAATACAGCGTGGAATATCCTGCAAGTTTTATGCTTGTGGCATCGATGAATCCTTGTCCTTGCGGTTATTATAATCATCCCGAAAAGGATTGTGTATGTTCGCCAGGTGTTGTACAAAAATATTTGAATAAAATTTCCGGACCACTCCTCGACCGCATTGATATTCATGTTGAGGTTACACCTGTCCCGTTTAAAGAACTTTCGGCAGTACGTGAATCAGAGCGCAGCGAAGCTATTCGTTCCCGCGTGGTTAAGGCAAGACAAGTGCAGGAAAACCGATATAAAAAAATGGATGGCATTTATTGCAATTCTCAAATCACAAGTAAAATGCTAAGAACGATTTGTAAAATTGATGATGCCGGACAAACACTTTTGAAAACGGCAATGGACAGGTTAAGCCTATCTGCGCGTGCATACGACCGTATATTAAAAGTAGCCCGTACTATAGCTGATATGGAAAGCAGTGAGAATATAAAAACAGAACACCTTGCTGAAGCTATTCATTATCGCAGCCTTGACAGGGAAAATTGGGCCGGGTAA
- a CDS encoding acetyl-CoA carboxylase biotin carboxyl carrier protein subunit codes for MENEKDTKEEKEVKPDFQKFVLEADTYKTLLSKKYLSRKKFEERDWGAIKSFIPGTIITVEVKEKQKVNVGERLLVLEAMKMHNIITSPIKGTVKKIHVKAGDKVANHQLLVEIR; via the coding sequence ATGGAAAACGAAAAAGATACAAAAGAAGAAAAAGAAGTAAAACCAGATTTTCAGAAATTTGTTCTGGAAGCGGATACTTATAAAACATTGCTTTCAAAAAAATACCTTTCACGCAAAAAATTTGAAGAAAGAGATTGGGGAGCAATAAAATCATTTATTCCGGGTACAATAATTACTGTTGAAGTTAAGGAAAAACAAAAAGTAAATGTTGGAGAAAGATTATTAGTACTGGAAGCAATGAAAATGCATAATATAATAACTTCACCGATAAAAGGCACTGTAAAAAAAATACATGTCAAAGCCGGCGATAAGGTTGCAAATCATCAATTATTGGTTGAGATAAGATAA
- a CDS encoding acyl-CoA carboxylase subunit beta — MSLKQKTIDLKRRMQEAIQGGGAKAIEKQVAMGKMTARERIIALLDPNSFQEYDLFVEHSAKDFDMDKKHLPGDGVITGTGTINGYPVCIYAQDFTVAGGSLGFMHARKITKIMDHAMNLKIPLIGINDSGGARIQEGVNSLAGYGDIFYRNTIASGVIPQISVILGPCAGGAVYSPALTDFVFVVDKISKMFITGPEVIKTVLGEEISMEALGGARVHSEITGNAHFFAESEDECVEQIKKLVSFIPWNNTKKAEPFPKKTPNTKQFKIEEIFPSDARQPYDVRNVIKSIADDSDFFEVQALFAQNIVIGFGRLNGQTVGFVANQPLVLAGVLDVDSSDKAARFIRYCDAFNIPLVTLVDLPGYLPGIDQEHAGVIRHGAKILYAYSEATVPKMTVILRKAYGGGYIAMCSRHLRADFVFAWPTAEIAVMGPEGAANIIFRQEISEAENPEEMRKQKVAEYKKKFANPYVAAAYGYIDAVIDPNETRRFLIHAIEVSSQKAENSPSKKHGIPPF; from the coding sequence ATGTCTCTTAAACAGAAAACCATTGATCTGAAAAGAAGAATGCAGGAAGCCATTCAGGGTGGAGGAGCCAAAGCTATTGAGAAACAAGTAGCTATGGGTAAAATGACCGCCCGTGAACGTATTATTGCTTTACTCGATCCAAACTCTTTTCAAGAATATGATTTATTTGTTGAACATTCTGCAAAGGATTTCGACATGGATAAAAAACACCTTCCCGGCGACGGTGTAATAACAGGAACAGGAACAATAAACGGGTACCCGGTTTGTATCTATGCTCAGGATTTTACTGTGGCCGGTGGTTCACTTGGTTTTATGCATGCGCGTAAAATAACCAAGATTATGGATCATGCCATGAACCTGAAAATTCCTTTAATAGGAATTAATGACTCAGGTGGTGCACGTATACAAGAAGGTGTTAACTCGCTTGCAGGTTATGGTGATATATTTTACCGTAATACAATTGCTTCTGGTGTTATCCCTCAGATTTCGGTTATTCTTGGGCCTTGTGCAGGTGGAGCAGTATACTCTCCCGCTTTAACCGATTTTGTTTTTGTGGTGGATAAAATTTCAAAGATGTTTATCACCGGACCTGAAGTAATTAAAACAGTTTTAGGTGAAGAAATATCAATGGAGGCTCTTGGCGGTGCTCGTGTTCATTCTGAAATTACCGGTAATGCTCATTTCTTTGCCGAAAGTGAAGATGAATGTGTGGAGCAAATAAAAAAACTGGTATCCTTCATTCCTTGGAACAATACTAAGAAAGCAGAACCTTTCCCAAAGAAAACACCGAATACCAAGCAATTTAAAATTGAAGAAATATTTCCTTCAGATGCCCGTCAGCCATATGATGTAAGAAATGTGATCAAATCAATTGCTGATGATTCTGATTTCTTTGAAGTACAGGCATTATTTGCTCAGAATATTGTAATTGGCTTTGGCCGTTTGAACGGACAGACCGTTGGTTTTGTTGCCAATCAACCGTTGGTCTTAGCGGGAGTTCTTGATGTGGATTCTTCTGATAAAGCTGCACGTTTCATAAGATATTGCGATGCTTTCAATATTCCTTTGGTTACATTAGTTGATTTACCTGGGTATTTACCCGGTATTGATCAGGAACATGCCGGTGTTATTCGTCATGGAGCTAAAATTCTTTATGCATATTCAGAAGCTACAGTTCCTAAAATGACGGTTATTCTAAGAAAAGCATATGGCGGAGGCTACATTGCAATGTGTTCACGTCACCTTAGAGCTGATTTTGTTTTTGCATGGCCTACTGCTGAAATAGCTGTAATGGGACCTGAAGGCGCTGCTAATATTATTTTCCGTCAGGAAATTTCTGAGGCAGAAAATCCTGAAGAAATGCGTAAACAAAAAGTAGCAGAATACAAGAAAAAATTTGCAAATCCATATGTGGCCGCAGCTTACGGATATATTGATGCCGTAATCGATCCTAATGAAACCAGGAGGTTCCTGATACATGCTATTGAGGTTTCATCACAAAAAGCTGAAAATAGTCCATCAAAGAAACACGGAATTCCTCCATTTTAA
- a CDS encoding CoA-binding protein gives MIALKEIEDYLSNKDMAVIGASTDRKKFGNIVLRFLKKRGFNVYPVNPRVNEIEGEKCFTEIKDVPAKVKAAIFITKPEVTEKIIENVISGKTITHIWLQPGSENENAIDKAKQNGLNIICNECIMMFVKQPGFPHSVHRFFKKTFGEYPQ, from the coding sequence ATGATTGCACTGAAAGAAATAGAGGATTATCTGTCGAATAAGGATATGGCAGTAATAGGCGCATCAACTGACAGAAAGAAATTTGGTAATATTGTTTTGCGATTTCTGAAAAAAAGAGGATTTAATGTATATCCGGTAAATCCGCGTGTGAATGAGATTGAAGGAGAAAAGTGTTTTACTGAAATTAAGGATGTACCGGCAAAAGTTAAAGCTGCTATTTTCATTACAAAGCCAGAGGTCACAGAAAAAATAATTGAAAATGTTATTTCAGGAAAAACAATAACTCATATTTGGTTGCAACCCGGTTCAGAAAATGAAAATGCAATTGACAAAGCAAAACAGAATGGACTTAATATAATTTGCAATGAATGTATAATGATGTTTGTAAAACAACCAGGTTTCCCTCATAGTGTTCATCGTTTTTTTAAAAAGACTTTCGGAGAATATCCTCAATAA
- a CDS encoding XdhC/CoxI family protein, producing the protein MQTIYKKTEELRSEGKKIALCVVVSTSGSTPGKTGAKMIVLEDKTIIGTVGGGSIEKDVIEQAIHIIKSGKPEIKRYKLEEDLKMKCGGTMEVYIEPLNILKKLYIFGAGHIGKAVVRFAKELDFNITVFDSREGIFNNNEFEGCNCICKDYFKAIKETEFDKNTFIVIVTPKHEYDEEILKRVVVKPHAYVGMIGSRRKVEIIKKNLLKEKIISKSEIEKIDMPIGIPFAAETPQEIAVSIIAKLIDVRNTSKV; encoded by the coding sequence ATGCAGACTATCTACAAAAAAACAGAAGAGCTTAGAAGTGAAGGGAAAAAAATAGCTTTATGTGTTGTTGTTTCCACCTCCGGTTCAACCCCTGGCAAAACGGGTGCAAAAATGATTGTTCTCGAAGATAAAACCATCATAGGAACAGTTGGTGGCGGCAGTATTGAGAAAGATGTGATTGAACAAGCCATTCATATTATCAAATCCGGAAAGCCTGAAATAAAGCGCTACAAGCTTGAAGAAGACCTTAAGATGAAATGCGGCGGTACAATGGAGGTTTACATTGAACCATTAAATATTTTAAAAAAGCTTTACATCTTCGGAGCCGGTCATATTGGTAAAGCTGTAGTTAGGTTTGCAAAAGAACTTGATTTTAACATTACCGTTTTTGATTCACGTGAAGGAATTTTTAACAACAATGAATTTGAAGGATGCAATTGTATTTGTAAAGATTATTTCAAAGCAATTAAAGAAACGGAATTTGATAAAAATACGTTCATCGTAATTGTAACTCCCAAACATGAGTACGATGAAGAAATTCTGAAACGTGTAGTTGTTAAGCCTCACGCTTACGTTGGAATGATAGGCAGCAGAAGAAAAGTAGAAATTATTAAGAAAAATCTTTTAAAAGAAAAAATTATTTCCAAAAGTGAAATCGAAAAAATTGATATGCCTATCGGAATTCCTTTCGCTGCCGAAACACCCCAGGAAATTGCAGTTAGCATTATTGCAAAACTTATTGATGTAAGAAATACTTCAAAAGTATAA
- the xdhA gene encoding xanthine dehydrogenase small subunit, with amino-acid sequence MALLKFILDGELKELDFRKENIIPSTTVLNYLRSLPNHKGVKEGCAEGDCGACTVVVAHLENGKLHYKAIDSCLLFLPMIHGKQLITVENLAQVIHGEKMLHPVQQLMVETNGSQCGYCTPGIVMSLFALYKNANNPSDEIIKDALTGNLCRCTGYKPIIDAARKACVNNCFDHFTEKENEIISLISKIKSEQKTLTFKSKKQTYHKPFMLSEALRLKKENSNAIIINGSTDVALRQSKKKELLSEIIDISDVNELKNFHEDENNFYFGAGLSMEQVRKYSEINLSALENILTIFGSLQIRNIATIGGNVGSASPIGDSLPVLFAYHAKIKLESENSERIIPIEEFIKGYRQTDINADELITEIIIPRPNKKQIIKSYKISKRKNLDISTVSGAFHLELENDFVSEITLAYGGMAAFTKRASNAENFLKGKKWSTENVEPAMKIIEEEFAPISDARADADYRKITSKNILMKFYLETCKDIEVEGIGYKEI; translated from the coding sequence ATGGCATTATTAAAATTTATTCTCGACGGAGAATTAAAAGAACTTGACTTTCGTAAAGAAAATATAATTCCTTCCACGACAGTCTTAAATTATTTACGTTCTCTTCCCAATCATAAAGGTGTTAAAGAAGGCTGTGCTGAAGGCGATTGCGGTGCTTGCACTGTTGTTGTTGCTCATTTAGAAAATGGAAAACTGCATTACAAAGCAATTGATTCTTGTCTGCTTTTTCTTCCGATGATTCATGGAAAACAATTGATAACAGTTGAAAATTTAGCACAAGTTATCCATGGCGAAAAAATGCTTCACCCGGTTCAGCAGTTGATGGTTGAAACAAATGGAAGTCAGTGTGGATACTGTACTCCGGGAATTGTGATGTCGCTATTTGCATTGTACAAAAACGCAAATAATCCTTCTGATGAAATCATCAAAGATGCACTTACCGGAAATTTATGTCGCTGCACAGGTTACAAACCAATTATTGATGCCGCCAGAAAAGCCTGTGTCAATAATTGTTTTGACCATTTCACAGAAAAAGAAAATGAAATCATTTCATTGATTTCAAAAATCAAAAGTGAACAAAAAACGTTAACATTCAAATCAAAAAAACAAACATATCACAAACCATTTATGCTCAGTGAAGCATTGCGTTTGAAAAAAGAAAATTCCAATGCAATTATCATCAACGGCTCAACCGATGTGGCTTTGCGACAATCAAAGAAAAAAGAATTGCTTTCGGAAATAATTGATATATCTGATGTGAACGAATTGAAAAATTTTCATGAAGATGAAAATAATTTTTATTTCGGAGCCGGGCTTTCAATGGAACAGGTAAGAAAATATTCAGAAATAAATCTATCTGCACTTGAAAATATTTTAACTATTTTTGGTTCGTTGCAAATTCGAAACATCGCTACAATAGGCGGAAATGTTGGCTCTGCATCTCCTATTGGCGATAGTCTTCCGGTACTGTTTGCTTACCATGCAAAAATAAAATTAGAATCAGAAAATTCCGAACGTATCATTCCAATTGAAGAATTCATAAAAGGATATCGACAAACTGATATAAATGCGGATGAACTCATTACTGAAATAATCATCCCACGTCCCAATAAAAAACAAATAATAAAATCATATAAAATTTCGAAACGAAAAAATCTTGATATATCAACAGTAAGCGGGGCATTCCATCTTGAACTTGAAAACGATTTTGTTTCTGAAATCACACTTGCATACGGTGGAATGGCTGCATTTACGAAGCGTGCAAGCAATGCGGAAAATTTCCTGAAAGGGAAAAAATGGTCAACAGAAAATGTTGAGCCAGCAATGAAAATCATCGAAGAAGAATTTGCTCCCATCTCAGATGCAAGAGCTGATGCGGATTACAGGAAAATCACTTCTAAGAATATATTGATGAAATTTTATCTTGAAACTTGTAAAGATATAGAGGTAGAGGGAATAGGGTATAAGGAAATATAG